CTCCAGCATGCAAAACGCCACACAGATTCGAACCCAGAATCTCAAAATGTGAGGCAAACATGCAACCCACACAACCTTTTCTTTGCAATTTCAGGCAGCAGGAATGAATGCACGTTTACCCGACGTGGAAGTGCGCCGGCCGGGCATCCGACAAGGAGGAAGCCAGCGATTAGAGCGGCggcaggcggcggcggcggcgacaaaCACCCTGTGACATGTTGGGAGCCTGAAAATATCTCCGGCGCTTCCTCCAAATATAGGCCAGCCCAAAGCTGCCTCGGGGGACCATAGCTGACAGTCTGGAATGCCGCCAGTCGGGAGGCCACTACCACCGTGTACGTTTCCCCTACACCCGCAGACTGGACCACCGTGAGCACCCCCacaaacacgcgcacacgcactcaAGAGCGAGTGGCAAGGAAGTCGCCAGTGGTAAACTTGAACTTGCAGGGAAAAACAAGCAAGGTCAATCGAGCAATTGCTCGAGTTAATCGAGTCACAAGTCAATTCGGAATATCTGCTCAGTCATATCCAAAATTTGTCCATTATACGCTCAATGTTGCAATTTGCATCAGTCACTTGCATCATAATTACAAGTGCAAACGATTCATCCACAGCTCATTTGACTATTAAATTCATACTAATTATGTTGATCATCGATGAATTGCTAGTGAAATTATCATCCTCTCAAGAGGAAATCTTTTCCATTTTTGCCGATTTTCCGACAAATATTACGGACCATACCAGGAACTGAATCAAATTTATGCTGTTGCATTTTCTGCAacgtcaatttgaaataatgtcctgttttttaaTATCGGGTTGGAAATtaaaatttgctgtttttatcttattcatCAATTAGTCACTAAAATAAGCAACACAATcgattaataaaatatttgtgtccACATGAATTTGTGAGCATTTAAGAGATGAATTATCCCCAGATACAAGCCGCCGTCATTTACACGATTTTTTGCTTTAACTTGAGAGCAACAATTTGAGATACAAGCCATTgcccagatgtttttttttcttaattttgctTCTACTTGCGAAAGATTTGTGATATATCGTGATCGTGATGTTTTTGCTTCCACATGAAAGTAAATATTGGCTGATTTTTTTGCTTCAACTTTCAAACAAAAATCTCAGATACAAGAGAGCCAACTTTCAAGACATGAGGGGAAAGGgaagtttttcaaaataaaagatatcgcaggaacattttttattttttttgctctgattGGGTGGGTAGCAAAAAGTGCAGTCATGGAACAACTTGAACTCGTGTCAAAAGGCACCACTGGATTCTCAAACGGCTCCCGCAGAGCTCCTAACACGGCCTTCACTAATTATGATACGGAAACCTCATTTCTGCTGTTAACGGGGGCATTTTCTTGCTATTGTTCATGAGCGTTGCTGTCATGCTTGAAGTACAAGTCCATTTCGAGAGTTTTTGTTATGAGAATGGAACAGGACGCTCATCGAAATCCAATTCGCAGACGACTCGCCAGTTCTGAATGACGTCACAAAACGGGCACGTACAAGGATGACTAAGTCATGCAACTGGACTCCCATCCAGCTCGACCACGAATATAAATGTTGACGTTAGACACGTAACTTTCATTGTGTTCCCTCGTAAACACTTGCAACTCAACAATGATGTTAACGAGCTGCTGACCTGCTTTTTGTGCATGTGTATGGGAGAGGGGGGaagtggttgtgtgtgtgtgtgtgtgtgtgtgtgtgtgtgtgtgtgtgtgtgtgaaagtgaGTGTAAGTCTATTTCTGCCGCCCACCTGTTAATGACATCAGAGCTGACCCCAGTGGGGGCGAAGGAGgataatgtttgtgtgtgtgtgtataagtGCAAGTTGTGTGTAGCAGCTGATCCAAGCAACATTTGGGGTTCTATTTCGCCCCTCATCAACCGCCAGATGGCGGTGCTGAACAGAAACCTCAGGTGTTGGGTCTCAAACAAGTGTTAGGGGTTTAAATGAGCGTCGGGTGAGGTTTTTACAGGAGGGTTTCAAAATTGAGAATAAAAGTAAGGGTTACAGGATCAGATTAGAGTTCTAAACAAgggttagagcaggggtgtcaaacatccggcccggggaaaaaaaacaaaaacaaaacaaaaaaacaaaactttttttggcCTGACCTGGCCCGCAAATACCGAAAATATGTGTATAATTGAcggtaattaaaaataaataaataaataattatatacaatgattttactagggatgtaacgatagccaaacatcacgatacgacatcacgatatgaaggccacgatacgataattatcacgatattgtggggaggttggagatacgaaaaaaggtcaaatattatataaatataatgtaaaaaaagcggttaccaaaaaaaaaaaaaaaacggcgtgcttttgtacattacagcaatgcatataaacaacctacaatctctaataagacttaatattgagtcACTTGCTTGCTAGTGCACATATTGAGttactccacatattgacttggttcacaagcatattaaattccccttcatctgaccaataacgaggattttaaacatagaagggccaaaatatgcctTATGTAAATTAAACTTCActtaaaaaatagccaccagagggtgctagaactgcacaaatggaaatcaaccagaccTTTTTAAAAGAtgggctgcttttaatatcgtgacatgacggcgATGATATATGTGGCAGTCTTAATAtcgcgatacgatatcacgatattgccattatcgttacatccctagatttgaccaatccggcccacttggtaatatattttcctccatgtggcccctgagctaatacgaatttgacacccctgggcGAGTTTCAAAATTGGGTTTCAAACCCGTTTCCAATTGCGTTGGTGCGTCTTACAGGCCGTGCTGAGGCGGAGCAGCAAGTCGACATGCAGTGACAAGTGTCGTCCAACAGGGAGCGCCAACTTGAACTGTTGCCTGGGAACAGGTCAGGTCACGGGTCAAAACAGCAAGACGTCACATACAACTGGACATGACGCTGTCAGCAATTAAAAACAAGACAATATGGCAATGCTTCACATTTGCTCAACCATGAAGCAACAAGTCAATTCGAACGTCAGCACAGTACACTAGTAGTTTGCAAGATCGGCTAGCATCAGTTTTTTCTCTGCCTACAAAAACATGCTAGCATAGCATGTCAGCTTCGTTTAAGACCATTTGCCTGCTATCTGGCCACCGTTTCCTTCCCAGCATGGTTGAGGCTGAGCACacaacacacacgcgcacaagcacacgcacacacacacgggccCAAAAGGTGAGCAAGAGATAAATTTATCCCGCTCAAGCCTGCAATCCTCCTCAAGCTGATCAGCGTTGCGCAGGACGGATTGACGAGCCGCGAGCAAGCGGGGCAAGCAGGCATCAGGATCGCTCGTCTGGACATTCAATTTTGTGCAACatttgcacataaaaaaaaaaaacaacaacaacattgcagATGTGACTGGAGTTGCCTTTTAGTTGCTGTGTGCTGTTGAAGCTCCGAATTCTACTTGCTGCGCGTCAACAACGTGAGTCTGCATCTTATGGGAACTCGGAAAACTTATGTTCATGgggcattttctttttcttgaaaaaaaaagaattaaaacatGTATGTGCAATAtagagaaatgtttttttttactcatcaagtaattacattttgttttgaaatgtcaTAATTGATCATTTATcaattcatttattatatattagtgaatttaccatttaattttatatttacttatttaattttatttatgtaaaaatattttaattgttaTAACTGaccatttaatttattatatatacacagtagATATATAGGCTATATAGGATATATAGGAAATAAAGGCTGGTGTGGAATGGAATAATGGCAGATGATTGATGGATGATTTGAGTTTAAAATCGTCAGTTGGATTGCTGGATGGACGATTTGTTGGAAGGATGGATCgagatatggatggatggatggatggatgatttgttGGAAGGATGGATCAAGATATGgatgacggacggacggatagatggatgatagatgatggatggatgatttgttGGGAGGATGGATAAAGATATGGAtgactgatggatggatggatggatggatggatggatggatggatggacggactgatggatggatggattgatggacggacggatggacggatggacggatggatggactgatggacggatggatggtatGTTGGAAGGATGGATCGggatatggatggatgctttGCAGGAAGGATGATTgagatatggatggatggatggatggatggacacatgcatggatggatggatggatggccctGCCGCTCCCCCAGGGTCAGCGGATGAGCTCCTGCTCATTTGCTAGCTTTGTGAGGATAAGCTACAGAAAACGGATGGTCAGTTGGACGTTTGGATGGACTCATCCAACACTAAGGCAGGAAATATCCGTGAAGTTGTGTGGCGCTCGCTGTTCATGTGCTAGGCCGCGTGCCTCAGCGGAGTATCATGTCTGCTAAGTCCGAGCTATTGTTGTCTTTAAGTACCAGACAGCGGGGCTGAGGCTCAGATTAGCAACCTGAGCAGCAAGCGCCTCGTTAAAAGGCTCTCAGGGGTCCGAGTGTTTGTTGTGCTTATCGTTGACATTTTCCCATGACCACCTTGGATACCAGACGCAAAAGTACAAAACTAGCAGTGGAGGTCGTTTTGTCAATCGTTTCCATAGTGTTGCACAAATTTTTAGAGTTAAGAGCCTTCGCCTTGGTTGATTGGTTACTTTGAAGATGGCttgcaacaaaaatgtcatgcaATAAAGATATGGATGACTGAGGGATGGATACACTAAAGCAGAATGAAAACCTTCACAACGAGCTTGGAGTAGGCGTGGAAAATGTCCAACTGGATCTGGAGCCAGAGCTCCTGACGCACTAGGCCACACCCTTCCTAAAGTCACACAAATACACGGAACAAACTAAAACCCTCAAATCAAGGTATCGCTGCATGAACGGAATGTGTAATCTCATTACTCTGCTTGTTGTACTTGAAGTCTAAACTTTACTCCTATCACCTGGCTTTGCTATCGGCCCGAGTCCTCTGATCTTCTTGAGCTGTGCATAAACACTGTATCTTGCCGTGTGTGTCCTGCATGCAGGCGATCGTGCTGAGTCTTATGTTGGAATCTGATGGTTGGAGGTCAAACTTAAATGGATTAATCTTGGCTGCCCAACACAGGACATCCTCTGGTCCAAGTCCGATCACCTGGCTGGAGAAGGCCCAAAAGTTTGTTCCAGGCACAGCGGAAGGATGTCTGAAGATCTGTGTTAAGCACCATGCAACACTGGACGCTGGACCACGAGGACTTGTTTAAGGGATACTTAGACTATTCCTGAACGGATGTTGATGTTTTGTGAGGGGCGGTGTCGTCAAGTtcatttttgacacattttattCTTCAAATCCAAATCCAGCGCAAATGATCCATGGTGTTGTTCCCCGTAAAGAGAAAGCCTCTCAGGGCCTTGAGGTCAGTGGTCAAGGAGTCAtttggactctcatcaaacaTGGCGAGCGACATCAGCCATCTGGGCCTGGAAAGTTTGTCCGCCAAGCACCTAGGCGGCACCACCTCTGTCATCATCCTCACCTTACGCTCACTAGTTATCTGCTACTTCCTGTCTTGCTCTGAAGCTTCGGCAAGCTTGCTCGGCATGGAGCACGACTATGGCACCAGCCCCAAATTTGTTTGCATTCCCATCCCCCCAGAAGCAGACCCCAGCTGTTACTCTCCACCCAGCGTTCCCCACGGGCCGAGCGTCAACGGCCACGCCAACGGCCACGCCAACGGCCACAACAGCAGAATCCTGATCTCGGATGAGGCCAAAGCCACCATCTTGCACCTCCGCGAGAGTCTGGTCAGACAGAAAGAGACCATTCTGGACCAGCGTGAAACCATCAGGGAGCTTACAGCCAAGCTCACCTTGTGCGAGGGCTTTGGTGGCCACCATAGCAATGGTCACCACGACAACCACCACAACAACCACCACGATGACCATCATGACAATCACCACGATGACCATCATGACAATCACCACGACGGCCACTCTTCACATCACGGGTCCTATCATGGCAGCGATCACCACTTCTCCCATGGCAGCCACAGGCCGGACCCCCATCACTGGGATTCGCACAGCAAACACGGCTCCTTCTCTCCAGAGCAGACCGGGAAGACCCTGCAGACGCTAAAGGAGCGTCTGGAGAATCTGCAGGTAAGTCATGGGGACACATGACACCTCTACCTTAGTGATTCACAGAAATAGTTTCTTGAGCTTGGTCTTCCGTCGTCTTTAGACAAGGAGCCAATTGCAGCAAAAATTTGGTCATAACCAGGAGAGACACAATGTGGTCACACCTGTTCCTCAGGACACAATTTATACAGACATTCATGTTACCTATGGATGCAATCTTAAGGCTCAGTATGTAGCTTCTGTAAGAACAAATAGACCTTCAGGACACCTGGGTATGTGAAGCTGTGAACCCAATCTGGATTTCTGGGTAGTTACTTGTCTGTACTAATAATACAATCTTCAAGACACATAGGGAAAAATGAGCTCCAGTGATGTGTGGATGGTCTCAAGTTCTGGGTCAAACTTGAAATGCTCTTAAGAATGTGAAGTGGGATATTTGTTGTTCAAGGTTAGTTACCCACCCAAGATCAGTCATCCCAAGCTCCTCTGAAGCTCCTCAGGGAAAGCCTTTAAAAGGCTTCTTCTGAAAGTCTGCCTGTCAGCTTAGGTGGGCTCAGGCAATACTGTCAATAATCTGCTTGGAACCCACCTAAAGGTGAGGGGCAAGTTTGAAGCCAAGCCAGGATTGACTCCCCACTACGTCGCTCCTCTAACAAGATGCCCAGGTTGCTGTCCTCCCTGAGGGGCGCGAGCCAGCGCCGTATCCAATTAGCTTCATCCCGCCTGACGAGGCTATTAATCGCAGTGTAAACTGGCAAGGAACAAAGCCGGATTTTCAGGTGAGGAAGATGAGGGAAGGCCACAGAGGGGAAAcagatccatccattttctatactgtttATCCTCACTTATGTTGTGGgtgaactggagcctatcctggcTGATTTTGGGCGAGATGgggggtacatcctggactagTCACAGGTCAATCTCAGGGCACaactagacaaacaaccattcacaccttacattcaaaccaatggACAATCTCAAGTCTTCAATAACCCAAAGCATTTTTGGGATCTGGGAGTAAGTCAGACTACCAAGGAAAAAAGTTTTGCCTAAGGGCACATCGACTGCAGTCAGGAAGTAGACTAGCATCTCTTCAAAAACTAGTTTCCATTCTTTGCTTTTCTCTGCAGAGATTCAAATCATGACCACTGGTTCTGTAAGTCTTTACACAAAAACTACTGCCACCAGTATTATAATTGGAAATGTACAGGAAGGCCTCAGCATAGGTACAAACCCTGAAACTCAAAACTGTGAGTCAGACAGGAGAACCAAACTCTTCTTCTTGGTCTTTCTTAAACTTAAAGACAAAGTGAACTTTTCAACTCGGAATGTTTGTATGTGCAGGCTCGAAACTCCTCCAGCTCCTACTCCAGCTCCTTGCGAGAACTCCTCCAGCGCAAGATCAACGCTCTGGAGGAGCAGCTGCGCAGTTACTACAGGGACCACCATGATGACCACCACGACACCCACCATGACAACCACCATGACGACCATCACCGTGACAACCACCATGACGACCACCACGACAACCATCAcgacgaccatcacgacgaccatcacgacgaccACCATGACGACCATCACGTCGACCATCAcgacgaccatcacgacgaccATCACGTCAACCATCACGACGACCACTACCGTGACAACCACCAGACTGATCACCACGACGACCACCACCAAGACCGCCATGGTAACGGTCACCACGATAACCACCACAGCAGCCACCATGGGAGCCGTCACTTCAACCACCACAGTAACCACCGCAATCGGCATCACGATCCTCACTACGACCACCACGACTGGCACAGTAGCGGCCGACATTCCAGCCGTTACGCCAACCATCATAACGACCAATACAGTCACAACAGTCACCACAGTGATCACCACGACGACCATCACCACGACGACCACCACGAGGATCATCATGACGATCATCATGATGACCACCACCTCCCTCGACGACTTCCTTTCAGCAGCAAAGAGACGAGTGCGCGTAATGGCGGACACGGCAAACTGGAAACCGTCCTCAGCCAGTTGCACCACGGCCACTCTGAGCACGGTTAGCATGTTTACATTACACATGCACTCCTCACAAAATGTTCATCATGTCTGAATTTCAGATGACATTCCAGGATGATCATAATTGCCCTGTAATATTTACAGGTGAACTGAATTAGACCAATTCTGAAGCTAGCTACAACGAATTAGGTTTTGGATTCACAATGGTACCTAGACTTAAAAGTTTAAATCGTTATGTGAGGGGATTTGGCCACTCTTAAGTCAAGGTGCCACTGTATATAGAACTGTAGTTGAACACAAATGTTCAGAGAAAATTGCAGAGCGATACTTcatatatatgcaaaaaaaaaaaagagaagtgggCTAGAGTTGAACCTTGTGGTACACCTCATAGCTAAATTCAAATACAGGCTCACAACATGCGTGTATGACAAAATGTGAACCGCCCGGTGTCAGCAGGAGGCCACAAGAAGCCGAAGAGCTTCCTTCTGGACTTCCCCATGAGGACCAATTACATGTACGCCAGGATGAAGCGCTCCCTGGCAACCGAGCTCTTCGCCTTCACTGTCTGCTTGCGCCTGAAGGCGGGCGCCGGCCCCGGTGTGGGGACACCCTTCTCATACGCTGTGCCAGGCCAGGCCAATGAGCTGGTGCTCATTGAGTGGGGCGCCAACCCCATGGAGCTGCTGATCGATGACAAGGTTGTCTTATCAAAGTGGTGGGCTTTCAGTTTGTCCCATCCAGCTAGTCATTTTCTATTGGGGCCATTAGGGTCACGGGTGAGCTCGACGCCatcccagttgactttgggtgagaggggGAGTACACTTCGATCTGGTCGTCAGTCAATTTTAGAGTATCGACAGACAAAGCAATGGATTGATCCCCAGTCATTATCAGTAAAACTGTACAGGCAGACATAGCCCTGATCGCCATTCAATCAATGTTAGAGTACATACAGACAATGAACTGGTTGTCAGTCATGGGCAGGGTATAGCAAGATAAACGGATGGGTCCCCACACAATCATAGGgagaacatacatacatatgagAAGGGGGTGTGATTTGCAAATTAGCCTCATCCGGTCATCTAAGACGTTGACTCTTTGGATTATTCTGCGACTGTGTTTAACTTGCTAATCTTTCATTCTAAGAAGCGGCAGCATCTTTTCACCAAACGGAAGGCGGGTAGggtgttagattttttttttcaccctcccGTTTGTCGCTTCGGTAGAGCTCGGCCGACGAACGAATGCAGCGATTAATCCTTTTAAGCCTAATTGATTGGCCTAATTGTTTGTCAAGAGAGTCATGTTTGTCTCAGGCTGGGCTAacgaggacacacacacacgcacgcacatgcgcgCTCCCACAGGAACATTGGACTCCAAGCAGCCTAGATGAGCACCTAAGCTGGTTAGCCGCTAAATGCTAGCCCATAACAGACTCAACTAGAAGCACTGAATTGATTTGACAGTTTCGTAGCGCTAATAATGTTGCGGTTGGCAGTCGAGGAAGCTTCATGAGCTAACAGAATGCTAATCAATATGCGAACAAAAGAGAAAAATTTAGGCAGCCATATTGATGAGAAGGCAGAGACAGGCCTATGGAATGCTAAGAAATATGCTAGACCAACAGGCTAATAAATTTGCTAACACAATGCTAATAAACATGCAGTTAACGTTCATGAGAATGGACGATAGTGCAACAAAATCACAAGAAATATGGTAAACCTAATGCTAATAAACATGCTAACAAATGAGTGAAGAATTGTCCCAGTGTGACACAAtcaaacagtaataataattaaaaaaaaaatggttcataACTATATAAAATACAACGAACACATAATTGTCATGTTGTCAATCAACTATTTAGAACGCTTAAGAGCTGATGGTATGAACCATCAAGTATCTTTTAGACTTCTCTGTCTTAGAAAAGCGACAAAACGCGAATAAAGTTGCTCAGTCGATACTACTAAAAATGCTAATATGCTTACAGCATAAGTAAGCTTGTATCATGCTCAGATTTGCTAACAAAATACTATTAAATATGCTAACATTGTTATAATAAAAGTGCTTGCAATTATGCTAACAAATGGGAACAGTATATTCTCACAGAATGCTCATAAATGTACTAACAAAATACTAATAAATACGCTAACAAAATGCTAACATTGTAGTAACAAATGTGCTcgaaaatatgttaaaaaaaatagtaacgtaTGCTAAAAATGCTCATATAGTCACAGAATAATAAATTTGCTGACCAAATGccaattaacatgctaacttctAATGCACTAACTGCTGTGTTACGGCAGGCGGTGACGCTGCCTGTCACGGTGAGCGACAGGAAGTGGCATCACGTGTGTGTGACGTGGGCCACGCGTGATGGCGTGTGGGAGGTCTACCAGGACGGGACCAGGAAAGGATCGGGTCAGAACCTGGCGGCCTGGCACGCCATCAAACCAGGAGGAATGTTTCTTCTGGGACAAGAGCAGGTGAGACATGTTTTACTCTCTCGCTTATAAATTGCCAAAAACCAAATATgccaacaaaatattttaacaaaatGCTAATGTTTTAATAAaggtgattacaaaaaaaaaagctcacaatatACTCACAATATCCTAATAAATGTGCCAAAAAagtgaatatgcaaaaaaaaaaaaaaaaaaaaaaaaggctaatgaATATCCTATTAAAATGCAACTAAAACGCTAACATGGTAATAAAATACTGTACTAATAGTAGATGCTAACAAAATGCTCATAAATGTGTTGTTAGTGTTGTCACTGACATTGGCTATTAATATGCTTACACAAGGCTAATAATTATACTAacgtgatgtttaaaaaaaaaatacaaaatgccaTAACAATGCTAATAAAGATGCTAAGATCTTGCTGATAT
This portion of the Festucalex cinctus isolate MCC-2025b chromosome 19, RoL_Fcin_1.0, whole genome shotgun sequence genome encodes:
- the LOC144006918 gene encoding uncharacterized protein LOC144006918 isoform X2 codes for the protein MVLFPVKRKPLRALRSVVKESFGLSSNMASDISHLGLESLSAKHLGGTTSVIILTLRSLVICYFLSCSEASASLLGMEHDYGTSPKFVCIPIPPEADPSCYSPPSVPHGPSVNGHANGHANGHNSRILISDEAKATILHLRESLVRQKETILDQRETIRELTAKLTLCEGFGGHHSNGHHDNHHNNHHDDHHDNHHDDHHDNHHDGHSSHHGSYHGSDHHFSHGSHRPDPHHWDSHSKHGSFSPEQTGKTLQTLKERLENLQARNSSSSYSSSLRELLQRKINALEEQLRSYYRDHHDDHHDTHHDNHHDDHHRDNHHDDHHDNHHDDHHDDHHDDHHDDHHVDHHDDHHDDHHVNHHDDHYRDNHQTDHHDDHHQDRHGNGHHDNHHSSHHGSRHFNHHSNHRNRHHDPHYDHHDWHSSGRHSSRYANHHNDQYSHNSHHSDHHDDHHHDDHHEDHHDDHHDDHHLPRRLPFSSKETSARNGGHGKLETVLSQLHHGHSEHGGHKKPKSFLLDFPMRTNYMYARMKRSLATELFAFTVCLRLKAGAGPGVGTPFSYAVPGQANELVLIEWGANPMELLIDDKAVTLPVTVSDRKWHHVCVTWATRDGVWEVYQDGTRKGSGQNLAAWHAIKPGGMFLLGQEQDTLGGRFDVTQSFTGELSDVHVWSRVLTASEIYGQASCGARLPGDVASWEEEGVELHGGLAEFPFDPCH
- the LOC144006918 gene encoding uncharacterized protein LOC144006918 isoform X1; this encodes MVLFPVKRKPLRALRSVVKESFGLSSNMASDISHLGLESLSAKHLGGTTSVIILTLRSLVICYFLSCSEASASLLGMEHDYGTSPKFVCIPIPPEADPSCYSPPSVPHGPSVNGHANGHANGHNSRILISDEAKATILHLRESLVRQKETILDQRETIRELTAKLTLCEGFGGHHSNGHHDNHHNNHHDDHHDNHHDDHHDNHHDGHSSHHGSYHGSDHHFSHGSHRPDPHHWDSHSKHGSFSPEQTGKTLQTLKERLENLQARNSSSSYSSSLRELLQRKINALEEQLRSYYRDHHDDHHDTHHDNHHDDHHRDNHHDDHHDNHHDDHHDDHHDDHHDDHHVDHHDDHHDDHHVNHHDDHYRDNHQTDHHDDHHQDRHGNGHHDNHHSSHHGSRHFNHHSNHRNRHHDPHYDHHDWHSSGRHSSRYANHHNDQYSHNSHHSDHHDDHHHDDHHEDHHDDHHDDHHLPRRLPFSSKETSARNGGHGKLETVLSQLHHGHSEHAGGHKKPKSFLLDFPMRTNYMYARMKRSLATELFAFTVCLRLKAGAGPGVGTPFSYAVPGQANELVLIEWGANPMELLIDDKAVTLPVTVSDRKWHHVCVTWATRDGVWEVYQDGTRKGSGQNLAAWHAIKPGGMFLLGQEQDTLGGRFDVTQSFTGELSDVHVWSRVLTASEIYGQASCGARLPGDVASWEEEGVELHGGLAEFPFDPCH